One Sebastes umbrosus isolate fSebUmb1 chromosome 6, fSebUmb1.pri, whole genome shotgun sequence DNA window includes the following coding sequences:
- the lrrc47 gene encoding leucine-rich repeat-containing protein 47, producing MDDMETWPEIEKVATEKRRELVFQGPSADERISSNGGLCSALYSLTLLNYLEVSQCPSLTEIHGDIQNLTNLQSLILCRNKLSSVPDVLGKLKSLKVLDLSVNNLSVLPEGITHLKELKTLNVSCNKLEVLPEGLSQCTKLSTLSISKNRITGFPADFYSERLDLLSTLEASDNSIQQLSGDVHKLAALKVLDLSNNKLSEIPSDLSDCAKLKEINFKGNKLSDKRLEKMVNGCQTKSILEYIRGKGKGRQGEDGGDADGGRKADKGKRQQRKKKVAADGQDEVEELNKMVVRVLHVSDNPTALTVTVSAEVKDVRPYLVCCVVRGMNLKSGNSLKRFLVAQTKLHDDLCGKRTTATIATHDVQLLKAPLTYGVKPPTELKVVALGRKEMSAVELIRHLQLEADELRKQKKRQNVTGLHKYLQLLQGKAMYPCLVDAEGHVISFPPITNSEKTKIKKTTKELFLEVTSAASLQTCKDVMDALIVKMAELNKFTAEHREEAGSDGEADGPQEPPASIESSSELIVQQVRTVDQDGNLKVVYPSKTDFSNDISNLTVIW from the exons ATGGATGACATGGAGACCTGGCCAGAGATAGAGAAAGTAGCCACAGAGAAGAGACGTGAGCTGGTCTTCCAGGGTCCATCTGCGGACGAGAGGATCTCCTCTAACGGAgggctctgctctgctctttaCTCCCTCACACTGCTCAATTATCTGGAGGTTAGCCAGTGCCCGAGTTTGACTGAGATCCACGGCGACATCCAGAATCTGACCAACCTCCAGAGCCTCATCCTGTGCAGGAACAAGCTCTCCTCCGTCCCAGATGTCCTCGGTAAACTCAAGTCCCTGAAGGTGCTGGACCTCTCAGTCAACAACCTCAGCGTGCTACCAGAGGGAATCACTCACCTAAAGGAGCTGAAAACCCTCAATGTGAGCTGTAACAAGCTGGAGGTGCTGCCAGAGGGACTGAGTCAGTGCACCAAGCTCTCCACCCTCAGCATCTCCAAGAACCGCATCACCGGTTTCCCTGCTGACTTCTACTCCGAGAGACTGGATCTCCTCAGCACCCTGGAGGCCTCTGACAACTCCATTCAACAGCTGAGTGGAGATGTGCACAAGCTAGCTGCTCTAAAG GTGCTGGACCTCTCCAACAACAAGCTGAGTGAGATCCCCTCTGATCTGAGCGACTGCGCCAAGCTAAAGGAGATCAACTTCAAAGGCAACAAGTTGAGCGACAAACGTTTGGAGAAGATGGTCAACGGCTGCCAGACCAAGTCCATCCTCGAATACAtcagaggaaaaggaaaagggagacagggagaggaCGGAGGCGACGCGGACGGGGGTCGCAAGGCGGACAAGGGGAAAAggcagcagaggaagaagaaggtggCGGCAGACGGACAGGATGAGGTGGAGGAACTGAACAAGATGGTGGTGAGGGTTCTCCATGTTTCGGACAATCCTACGGCGCTCACCGTCACAGTGAGTGCGGAGGTGAAAGATGTTCGACCGTACTTGGTGTGCTGCGTGGTCAGAGGCATGAACCTAAAGTCTGGGAACTCTCTCAAGCGGTTCCTGGTGGCTCAG ACAAAGCTTCATGATGACTTGTGTGGTAAAAGGACCACGGCAACCATCGCAACTCATGATGTGCAGCTTCTCAAAGCCCCCCTGACGTATGGTGTCAAACCACCCACCGAGCTGAAG GTTGTGGCGCTGGGTCGGAAGGAGATGTCGGCCGTCGAGCTGATAAGACACCTTCAGCTGGAGGCTGACGAGCTGaggaagcagaagaagaggCAGAACGTCACTGGCCTCCACAA atatCTGCAGCTTCTGCAGGGAAAAGCAATGTATCCCTGCCTAGTGGATGCAGAGGGACATGTGATCTCATTCCCACCTATTACCAACAGTGAGAAAACCAAG ATCAAGAAGACGACCAAAGAGTTGTTCTTGGAGGTGACGAGTGCAGCCAGCCTGCAGACCTGTAAAGATGTTATGGACGCTCTGATTGTA AAAATGGCAGAGTTGAACAAGTTCACGGCGGAGCATCGGGAGGAAGCGGGGTCAGACGGAGAAGCGGACGGCCCACAAGAGCCGCCCGCCAGCATCGAGTCCTCAAGCGAACTGATCGTGCAGCAGGTCCGTACAGTGGACCAGGACGGGA